A genome region from Rhizobium favelukesii includes the following:
- a CDS encoding aldo/keto reductase, whose protein sequence is MKKRQLGQGLEVSALGFGCMGLNFSYGHALGNDESIKLIRDAVDRGVTFFDTAEVYGPFTNEEIVGEALRPVRERVVIATKFGFNIQDGKMAGVNSRPEHIKQVAEASLKRLGVDVIDLFYQHRVDPSVPIEDVAGAVKELITEGKVKHFGLSEPGAQTVRKAQVVQPITALQNEYSLWTRGPETNGILQACEELGIGLVAYSPLGKGFLTGAMGKDSKIAENDFRKILPRFAPEAMEKNQAVINLIRRVADEKKATPAQIALAWLLAQKPWIVPIPGTTKLHRLEENLAAVEVELTTADLTELDDAAAKIQVEGERYPEHLMKTTGL, encoded by the coding sequence ATGAAGAAACGACAACTCGGGCAAGGCCTGGAGGTCTCGGCGCTCGGTTTCGGCTGCATGGGCCTGAATTTCAGCTACGGCCACGCGCTCGGCAACGATGAGAGCATTAAGCTCATCCGCGACGCCGTGGATCGCGGCGTCACGTTCTTCGACACGGCGGAAGTCTACGGCCCGTTTACAAACGAGGAGATCGTCGGTGAAGCGCTGCGCCCCGTGCGCGAGCGGGTGGTTATCGCCACGAAGTTCGGCTTCAACATCCAGGACGGCAAGATGGCCGGTGTCAACAGCCGCCCCGAGCACATCAAGCAAGTTGCCGAAGCGTCGCTTAAGCGGCTGGGCGTCGACGTTATTGATCTTTTCTACCAGCACCGTGTGGATCCGAGCGTTCCCATCGAGGACGTGGCGGGGGCCGTCAAGGAGCTGATCACCGAAGGCAAAGTGAAGCACTTTGGTCTTTCCGAACCGGGTGCGCAGACAGTGCGGAAGGCACAGGTGGTGCAGCCGATCACCGCGCTCCAGAACGAATACTCGCTGTGGACCCGCGGCCCCGAAACGAACGGTATCCTGCAGGCATGCGAGGAACTTGGCATCGGATTGGTCGCGTACAGCCCTCTCGGCAAGGGATTCTTGACCGGCGCGATGGGTAAGGACAGCAAGATCGCAGAGAACGACTTCCGCAAGATCCTGCCACGCTTCGCGCCCGAGGCGATGGAAAAGAACCAGGCCGTGATCAACCTGATCCGGCGCGTAGCGGACGAGAAGAAAGCGACGCCGGCCCAGATCGCGTTGGCGTGGCTGCTGGCTCAGAAGCCGTGGATCGTGCCGATCCCTGGAACGACGAAGCTTCACCGCCTTGAGGAGAACCTCGCCGCAGTTGAGGTCGAGCTGACCACAGCCGATCTCACCGAACTGGACGACGCCGCAGCGAAGATCCAGGTCGAGGGCGAGCGCTACCCCGAGCACCTGATGAAGACCACGGGTCTTTGA
- a CDS encoding SDR family oxidoreductase, with translation MNVLVIGATGSIGRLVVEQALRKNHNVRALVRNTSRARRLPEGVEAVVGDVTRPETLGPALDGMDAVVLTVNADGQGKEAAEAVYYRGLRDLLTAIGRRSVRIALMTTIGVTERRGHYNRTNEGHDWKRRAERLVRKSGLPYTIVRPGWFDYNAADEHRLEFLQGDRRHAGTPSDGVISRHQIAEVLVESLTSDAATRKTLELVAEKGPAPADVDPLFAALQPDEEDTLDGVLDLDNMPLDQEPDRVRRDLVLVAKHRATA, from the coding sequence ATGAACGTGCTCGTCATCGGTGCGACAGGAAGCATCGGTCGCCTCGTCGTGGAGCAGGCGCTACGGAAGAACCATAACGTACGTGCGCTCGTGCGGAACACCTCCCGCGCCCGCCGCCTTCCGGAAGGCGTGGAGGCCGTCGTGGGGGACGTGACGAGGCCCGAGACGCTTGGACCGGCTCTCGACGGAATGGACGCCGTCGTCCTGACCGTAAACGCCGACGGTCAAGGAAAGGAAGCCGCGGAGGCGGTGTATTACCGCGGGCTTCGCGACCTACTGACCGCCATCGGCAGGCGGAGCGTGCGCATTGCTCTCATGACCACGATAGGCGTCACGGAACGCCGCGGCCACTATAATCGGACTAATGAAGGCCACGACTGGAAGCGGAGGGCCGAGCGCCTCGTTCGTAAGAGCGGTCTGCCTTACACGATCGTGCGCCCCGGCTGGTTTGACTACAACGCGGCCGACGAGCATCGCCTAGAATTCCTGCAGGGCGACCGGCGACATGCTGGCACGCCAAGTGACGGGGTCATTTCCCGACACCAAATCGCCGAGGTGCTGGTTGAGAGCCTCACGTCGGACGCCGCGACCAGGAAGACCCTCGAGCTCGTCGCGGAGAAAGGGCCAGCTCCTGCCGATGTCGATCCATTGTTCGCTGCGCTTCAGCCCGATGAAGAGGACACGCTCGATGGCGTCCTCGACCTCGACAACATGCCTCTCGACCAAGAGCCCGATCGCGTCCGGCGGGATTTGGTTTTGGTTGCGAAACATCGCGCAACGGCTT